A genome region from Streptomyces pratensis includes the following:
- the carA gene encoding glutamine-hydrolyzing carbamoyl-phosphate synthase small subunit: MTISTRGAGKAPAVLVLEDGRSFRGRAYGAVGETFGEAVFSTGMTGYQETLTDPSYHRQVVVMTAPHVGNTGVNDEDPESKRIWVSGYVVRDPARVPSNWRSRRSLDEELASQGVVGISGIDTRALTRHLRERGAMRVGIFSGNAIQDEGILLAKVRQAPEMSGADLAAEVATKEAYVVPAVGTKKFTVAAIDLGIKGMTPHRMAERGIEVHVLPATATLEEVYAVRPDGVFFSNGPGDPSTADHPVSVMRGVLERKTPLFGICFGNQILGRSLGFGTYKLKYGHRGINQPVQDRTTGKVEVTAHNHGFAVDAPLDKVSDTEFGRAEVSHVCLNDQVVEGLQLLDQPAFSVQYHPEAAAGPHDAAYLFDRFVTLMEGQRA, translated from the coding sequence ATGACGATCTCCACCCGGGGAGCCGGAAAAGCTCCCGCCGTACTCGTCCTGGAGGACGGCCGCTCCTTCCGCGGCCGCGCCTACGGGGCCGTGGGGGAGACCTTCGGCGAGGCGGTGTTCTCGACCGGCATGACCGGCTACCAGGAAACGCTGACCGACCCCTCCTACCACCGCCAGGTCGTCGTCATGACCGCCCCGCACGTCGGCAACACCGGCGTGAACGACGAGGACCCCGAGTCCAAGCGGATCTGGGTCTCCGGCTACGTCGTGCGCGACCCCGCCCGGGTCCCGTCCAACTGGCGCTCCCGCCGGTCGCTGGACGAGGAGCTCGCGAGCCAGGGGGTCGTCGGCATCAGCGGCATCGACACCCGTGCGCTCACCCGCCACCTGCGCGAGCGCGGTGCGATGCGCGTCGGCATCTTCTCCGGCAACGCGATCCAGGACGAAGGCATACTGCTCGCCAAGGTGCGCCAGGCCCCCGAGATGAGCGGCGCCGACCTCGCGGCCGAGGTCGCCACCAAGGAGGCGTACGTCGTCCCCGCGGTCGGCACCAAGAAGTTCACCGTCGCGGCGATCGACCTCGGCATCAAGGGCATGACCCCGCACCGCATGGCCGAGCGCGGCATCGAGGTGCACGTCCTGCCCGCCACCGCCACCCTGGAGGAGGTGTACGCGGTCCGGCCCGACGGAGTCTTCTTCTCCAACGGCCCCGGCGACCCGTCCACCGCCGACCACCCCGTCTCCGTCATGCGCGGTGTGCTGGAGCGGAAGACCCCGCTCTTCGGGATCTGCTTCGGCAACCAGATCCTGGGCCGCTCGCTCGGCTTCGGCACCTACAAGCTGAAGTACGGCCACCGGGGCATCAACCAGCCCGTGCAGGACCGCACGACCGGCAAGGTCGAGGTCACCGCGCACAACCACGGATTCGCCGTCGACGCTCCGCTCGACAAGGTCTCCGACACGGAGTTCGGCCGCGCCGAGGTCTCCCACGTATGCCTGAACGACCAGGTCGTCGAAGGACTGCAGCTGCTCGACCAGCCGGCCTTCAGCGTCCAGTACCACCCCGAAGCAGCAGCTGGCCCGCACGACGCCGCGTACCTCTTCGACCGTTTCGTCACCCTGATGGAGGGCCAGCGTGCCTAA
- a CDS encoding dihydroorotase — MSKILIRGAKVLGGEPQDVLIEGETVVATGTGLEAEGATVIEAEGQILLPGLVDLHTHLREPGREDSETVLTGTKAAAVGGFTAVHAMANTFPVADTAGVVEQVWRLGKESGYCDVQPVGAVTVGLEGKQLAELGAMHDSAAGVKVFSDDGKCVDDAVIMRRALEYVKAFDGVVAQHAQEPRLTEGAQMNEGVVSAELGLGGWPAVAEESIIARDVLLAAHVGSRVHICHLSTAGSVEIVRWAKSKGWNVTAEVTPHHLLLTDELVRTYNPVYKVNPPLRTEADVMALREALADGTIDCVATDHAPHPHEDKDCEWAAAAMGMVGLETALSVVQQTMVDTGLLDWAGVADRMSVRPAAIGRLEGHGRPVSAGEPANLTLVDPAYRGAVDPAGFASRSRNTPYEGRELPGRVTHTFLRGRATVVDGKLA, encoded by the coding sequence ATGAGCAAGATCCTTATCCGCGGCGCGAAGGTCCTCGGCGGCGAGCCGCAGGACGTCCTCATCGAGGGCGAGACCGTCGTCGCGACCGGCACGGGGCTCGAGGCCGAGGGCGCCACCGTGATCGAGGCGGAGGGCCAGATCCTGCTGCCCGGCCTCGTCGACCTGCACACCCATCTGCGTGAGCCGGGACGCGAGGACTCCGAGACCGTCCTCACCGGCACCAAGGCCGCCGCGGTCGGCGGCTTCACCGCCGTCCACGCCATGGCCAACACCTTCCCGGTCGCCGACACCGCCGGTGTCGTCGAGCAGGTCTGGCGGCTCGGCAAGGAGTCCGGCTACTGCGACGTGCAGCCCGTCGGCGCCGTCACCGTCGGCCTGGAGGGCAAGCAGCTCGCCGAGCTCGGCGCCATGCACGACTCCGCCGCCGGAGTGAAGGTCTTCTCCGACGACGGCAAGTGCGTCGACGACGCGGTGATCATGCGCCGCGCGCTGGAGTACGTGAAGGCCTTCGACGGTGTCGTCGCCCAGCACGCGCAGGAGCCCCGCCTCACCGAGGGCGCCCAGATGAACGAGGGCGTCGTCTCGGCCGAGCTCGGTCTCGGCGGCTGGCCCGCCGTCGCCGAGGAGTCGATCATCGCCCGCGACGTGCTCCTCGCCGCCCACGTCGGCTCCCGGGTGCACATCTGCCACCTGTCGACGGCCGGGTCCGTGGAGATCGTCCGCTGGGCGAAGTCCAAGGGCTGGAACGTCACCGCCGAGGTCACCCCGCACCACCTGCTGCTCACCGACGAGCTCGTGCGGACCTACAACCCCGTCTACAAGGTGAACCCGCCGCTGCGCACCGAGGCCGATGTGATGGCCCTGCGTGAGGCGCTCGCCGACGGCACCATCGACTGCGTGGCCACCGACCACGCACCGCACCCGCACGAGGACAAGGACTGCGAGTGGGCCGCCGCCGCCATGGGCATGGTGGGCCTGGAGACCGCGCTCTCCGTGGTCCAGCAGACGATGGTGGACACCGGGCTCCTCGACTGGGCCGGGGTCGCCGACCGCATGTCGGTCCGCCCCGCGGCCATCGGCAGGCTCGAAGGACACGGCCGGCCCGTCTCGGCGGGTGAGCCCGCCAACCTCACCCTGGTCGATCCGGCATACCGTGGAGCCGTGGACCCCGCGGGCTTCGCCTCCCGCAGCCGCAACACTCCGTACGAGGGTCGCGAGCTGCCCGGCCGAGTGACCCACACCTTCCTGCGGGGCCGTGCCACGGTCGTCGACGGGAAGCTCGCGTGA
- a CDS encoding aspartate carbamoyltransferase catalytic subunit: MLRPPGDNPRTPRHLISAADLTRDDAVLILDTAEEMARVADRPIKKLPTLRGRTVVNLFFEDSTRTRISFEAAAKRLSADVINFSAKGSSVSKGESLKDTALTLEAMGADAVVIRHGASGAPFRLATSGWIDSAVVNAGDGTHEHPTQALLDAFTMRRRLVGPDAGIGRDLEGRRITIVGDILHSRVARSNVHLLHTLGAQVTLVAPPTLVPVGVEQWPCEVSYGLDEVLPKSDAVMMLRVQRERMNAAYFPTEREYSRRYGLDGERMARMPEHAIVMHPGPMVRGMEITAEVADSDRCTAVEQVANGVSTRMAVLYLLLGGSETALPSAAARTEENK; encoded by the coding sequence ATGCTGCGCCCTCCCGGGGACAACCCCCGGACCCCCCGCCACCTCATCTCGGCCGCAGACCTCACCCGCGACGACGCCGTCCTGATCCTCGACACCGCCGAGGAGATGGCCAGGGTCGCGGACCGGCCGATCAAGAAGCTTCCCACCCTGCGTGGACGAACGGTCGTCAACCTCTTCTTCGAGGACTCCACCCGGACGCGGATCTCGTTCGAGGCCGCCGCCAAGCGCCTCTCCGCCGACGTCATCAACTTCTCCGCGAAGGGCTCGTCGGTCTCCAAGGGCGAGTCGCTCAAGGACACCGCCCTGACCCTGGAGGCCATGGGCGCCGACGCCGTCGTCATCCGGCACGGCGCCTCCGGCGCCCCCTTCCGCCTCGCGACCTCGGGCTGGATCGACAGCGCGGTCGTCAACGCCGGTGACGGCACGCACGAGCACCCCACCCAGGCACTGCTCGACGCGTTCACGATGCGCCGCAGGCTGGTCGGGCCCGACGCGGGGATCGGACGTGACCTCGAAGGCCGCCGGATCACGATCGTCGGCGACATCCTGCACAGCCGCGTGGCCCGCTCCAACGTCCACCTGCTGCACACGCTCGGGGCGCAGGTCACCCTGGTGGCCCCGCCCACCCTGGTGCCGGTCGGCGTCGAGCAGTGGCCCTGCGAGGTCAGCTACGGCCTCGACGAGGTGCTGCCGAAGTCGGACGCGGTCATGATGCTCCGTGTGCAGCGCGAACGGATGAACGCCGCCTACTTCCCGACCGAGCGTGAGTACTCCCGCCGCTACGGCCTGGACGGCGAACGCATGGCGAGGATGCCCGAGCACGCCATCGTGATGCACCCCGGCCCGATGGTCCGCGGCATGGAGATCACGGCCGAGGTCGCGGACTCCGACCGCTGCACCGCCGTCGAACAGGTCGCGAACGGCGTCTCCACCCGCATGGCCGTCCTGTACCTGCTGCTGGGCGGTTCCGAGACCGCCCTGCCGTCCGCCGCCGCCCGTACCGAGGAGAACAAGTAA
- the pyrR gene encoding bifunctional pyr operon transcriptional regulator/uracil phosphoribosyltransferase PyrR, which yields MDAQHDHTGNAARPVLEAPDIARVLTRIAHEIVERAKGADDVVLLGIPTRGVYLARRLAGKLEEITGRKTPVGSLDITMYRDDLRMRPARALARTEIPGEGIEDRLVVLVDDVLFSGRTIRAALDALGDIGRPRAVQLAVLVDRGHRELPIRADYVGKNLPTSLRETVRVQLAEEDGRDAVLLGVKQTVPAGEQ from the coding sequence ATGGACGCACAGCATGACCACACCGGCAATGCGGCACGCCCCGTTCTCGAGGCTCCCGACATCGCCCGTGTACTGACCCGAATCGCCCACGAGATCGTCGAACGCGCCAAGGGCGCCGACGACGTGGTGCTGCTCGGCATCCCGACACGCGGGGTCTACCTCGCCCGTCGGCTCGCCGGAAAGCTCGAGGAGATCACCGGCCGGAAGACGCCGGTCGGGTCGCTCGACATCACGATGTACCGCGACGACCTGCGGATGCGCCCCGCGCGCGCCCTCGCCCGCACCGAGATCCCCGGTGAGGGCATCGAGGACCGTCTCGTCGTGCTCGTGGACGACGTCCTCTTCTCCGGCCGCACGATCCGCGCCGCACTCGACGCGCTCGGCGACATCGGCCGGCCCCGCGCCGTACAGCTCGCGGTCCTCGTCGACCGCGGCCACCGTGAACTCCCGATCCGTGCCGACTACGTCGGCAAGAACCTCCCCACGTCGCTGCGGGAGACGGTCAGGGTCCAGCTCGCCGAGGAGGACGGCCGCGACGCCGTGCTGCTCGGTGTCAAGCAGACCGTCCCGGCAGGCGAGCAGTAG
- the bldD gene encoding transcriptional regulator BldD, protein MSSEYAKQLGAKLRAIRTQQGLSLHGVEEKSQGRWKAVVVGSYERGDRAVTVQRLAELADFYGVPVQELLPGTTPGGAAEPPPKLVLDLERLAHVPPEKAGPLQRYAATIQSQRGDYNGKVLSIRQDDLRTLAVIYDQSPSVLTEQLISWGVLDADARRAVAHDEG, encoded by the coding sequence ATGTCCAGCGAATACGCAAAGCAGCTCGGGGCCAAGCTCCGCGCCATCCGCACCCAGCAGGGCCTCTCCCTCCACGGCGTGGAGGAGAAGTCGCAGGGCCGCTGGAAGGCCGTCGTGGTCGGTTCCTACGAGCGCGGCGACCGCGCCGTGACCGTGCAGCGCCTTGCCGAGCTGGCCGACTTCTACGGCGTTCCGGTGCAGGAGCTCCTGCCCGGCACGACCCCCGGCGGTGCCGCCGAGCCCCCGCCGAAGCTGGTCCTCGACCTGGAGCGCCTCGCCCACGTGCCGCCGGAGAAGGCCGGACCGCTGCAGCGCTACGCGGCGACGATCCAGAGCCAGCGCGGTGACTACAACGGCAAGGTCCTCTCCATCCGCCAGGACGACCTGCGCACCCTGGCCGTGATCTACGACCAGTCGCCGTCCGTGCTCACGGAGCAGCTGATCAGCTGGGGCGTGCTGGACGCAGACGCGCGTCGCGCGGTGGCCCACGACGAGGGCTGA
- the nusB gene encoding transcription antitermination factor NusB — protein sequence MAARNKARKRAFQILFEADQRGESVQTVLADWVRLSRTDDRQPPVGEFTMELVEGYAQYADRIDDLIVTYAVDWEIDRMPVVDRSILRLGAYELIWMDSTPDAVVIDEAVQIAKEFSTDDSPTFVNGLLARFKDLKPNLRREQ from the coding sequence GTGGCTGCCCGGAACAAGGCCCGCAAGCGTGCCTTCCAGATCCTTTTCGAGGCCGACCAGCGCGGCGAGTCCGTGCAGACGGTCCTCGCGGACTGGGTACGGCTCTCGCGGACCGACGACCGTCAGCCGCCGGTCGGCGAATTCACGATGGAGCTCGTCGAGGGGTACGCGCAGTACGCGGACCGCATCGACGACCTCATCGTCACCTACGCCGTGGACTGGGAGATCGACCGCATGCCGGTCGTCGACCGGAGCATCCTGCGGCTCGGCGCGTACGAGCTGATCTGGATGGACTCCACCCCGGACGCCGTGGTGATCGACGAGGCGGTCCAGATCGCCAAGGAGTTCTCCACGGACGACTCCCCGACCTTCGTGAACGGCCTGCTGGCCCGGTTCAAGGACCTCAAGCCGAATCTCCGCCGGGAGCAGTGA
- the efp gene encoding elongation factor P: MASTNDLKNGLVLKLDGGQLWSVVEFQHVKPGKGPAFVRTKLKNVLSGKVVDKTFNAGVKVETATIDRRDMQFSYMDGEYFVFMDMDTYDQLMVDRKAVGDAANFLIEGFTASVAQHEGEVLYVELPAAVELTIKHTDPGVQGDRSTGGTKPATLETDYEIGVPLFISTGEKIKVDTRTGDYLGRVNS; this comes from the coding sequence GTGGCTTCCACGAACGACCTCAAGAACGGCCTGGTGCTCAAGCTCGACGGAGGCCAGCTCTGGTCCGTCGTCGAGTTCCAGCACGTCAAGCCCGGCAAGGGCCCCGCCTTCGTGCGCACCAAGCTCAAGAACGTGCTCTCCGGCAAGGTCGTCGACAAGACGTTCAACGCCGGCGTGAAGGTCGAAACGGCCACCATCGACCGCCGCGACATGCAGTTCTCGTACATGGACGGCGAGTACTTCGTCTTCATGGACATGGACACGTACGACCAGCTCATGGTCGACCGCAAGGCCGTCGGCGACGCCGCCAACTTCCTGATCGAGGGCTTCACCGCCTCCGTCGCCCAGCACGAGGGCGAGGTGCTCTACGTCGAGCTGCCCGCCGCGGTCGAGCTGACCATCAAGCACACCGACCCCGGTGTCCAGGGCGACCGCTCCACCGGCGGCACCAAGCCGGCCACGCTGGAGACCGACTACGAGATCGGTGTCCCGCTCTTCATCTCCACCGGCGAGAAGATCAAGGTCGACACCCGTACGGGCGACTACCTCGGCCGGGTGAACAGCTAA
- a CDS encoding M24 family metallopeptidase: protein MSEVYAVRRGLLRDRYAAAGSAAALVSRPANVRYLAGGAPPGAVLLLGPGEDVLLCPRPPTGDPAHGRPDEQLRLTVLPGTEGDPVVAAAGLAGGLHADSLAVEEHDLTVSRHRAMSSVAPRLRLCDLGSTVEQLRLVKDEEEIACLRIAAEITDQALGELLESILVGRTERHLALELERRLVDHGADGPAFATSVGTGPHSGQGRHRPTDRRVEEGDFLSVCLGANYRGYRCEIGRTFVIGTSPADWQIELYDLVFAAQRAGREALVPGAAYRDVDRAARHLLDSAGHSEGLQPSTGHGVGLEIDEDPQLAPAAMGKLDACVPVTVEPGVHLPGRGGVRIDDTLVVRPEADGGPELLTITTKELLAL, encoded by the coding sequence ATGTCAGAGGTGTACGCCGTCCGACGCGGGCTGCTGCGTGACCGGTACGCCGCCGCCGGATCCGCGGCCGCCCTGGTCTCCCGCCCCGCCAACGTCCGCTATCTCGCGGGCGGGGCCCCGCCCGGCGCCGTGCTGCTGCTCGGCCCCGGTGAGGATGTCCTGCTCTGCCCCCGCCCGCCGACCGGGGACCCCGCCCACGGCCGTCCCGACGAGCAGCTGCGGCTGACGGTCCTGCCCGGGACCGAGGGCGATCCCGTCGTCGCGGCGGCCGGTCTCGCCGGCGGCCTGCACGCGGACTCCCTGGCCGTCGAGGAGCACGATCTGACCGTCTCCCGCCACCGTGCGATGAGCTCCGTCGCCCCGCGCCTGCGCCTGTGCGACCTCGGCAGCACCGTCGAGCAGCTGCGCCTGGTCAAGGACGAGGAGGAGATCGCCTGCCTGCGGATCGCCGCTGAGATCACCGACCAGGCCCTCGGCGAACTCCTCGAATCCATCCTGGTGGGACGGACCGAGCGCCACCTCGCCCTGGAGCTCGAACGCCGGCTGGTGGACCACGGGGCCGACGGCCCGGCCTTCGCCACCTCCGTCGGCACGGGCCCCCACTCGGGGCAGGGCCGCCACCGGCCCACCGACCGCAGGGTCGAGGAAGGTGATTTCCTCTCCGTCTGCCTGGGGGCGAACTACCGGGGATACCGCTGCGAGATCGGCCGGACGTTCGTCATCGGAACCAGTCCCGCCGACTGGCAGATCGAGCTCTACGACCTTGTTTTCGCCGCTCAGCGGGCCGGACGGGAGGCCCTCGTCCCCGGAGCCGCCTACCGCGACGTGGACCGCGCGGCCCGCCATCTGCTGGACTCCGCGGGGCACTCGGAAGGCCTGCAGCCGAGCACGGGGCACGGGGTCGGGCTCGAAATCGACGAGGACCCGCAGCTGGCACCGGCAGCCATGGGTAAACTGGACGCTTGTGTGCCGGTCACCGTCGAACCGGGGGTCCACCTCCCGGGCCGGGGCGGTGTCCGGATCGATGACACGCTCGTCGTGCGCCCCGAGGCGGACGGCGGACCCGAGCTACTCACCATTACGACCAAGGAGCTGCTCGCGCTCTAG
- a CDS encoding Pro-rich N-terminal domain-containing protein, which produces MQHAVGAPLPPPQGPGNGPWTHQAQHSGHPGPPGPPLPPMAPGTQPLAAQHAPVPPSRETTGHIQLPPGGPVPLPAPPAEAGTGAATLAVLLIGPAGAGKTTVAKLWAGRRRVPTAHVSLDDVREWVCSGFADPQAGWNDHSEAQYRLARRTCGFAARNFLANGISCILDDAVFPDRPVVGLGGWKRHVGPGLLPVVLLPGLEVVLERNAARSGNRRLSDEEVARIHGRMAGWYGSGLPIIDNSTYDVETTARVLDDVLARSIASPPAW; this is translated from the coding sequence ATGCAGCACGCAGTGGGGGCCCCGCTGCCGCCGCCCCAGGGTCCCGGAAACGGACCCTGGACGCACCAGGCCCAGCACTCAGGCCACCCCGGCCCACCGGGGCCGCCCCTCCCTCCCATGGCTCCCGGGACCCAGCCGCTCGCGGCCCAGCACGCCCCGGTGCCGCCCTCACGGGAGACCACCGGGCACATCCAGCTGCCGCCCGGCGGCCCCGTCCCGCTGCCCGCTCCGCCCGCGGAGGCGGGCACCGGGGCCGCGACCCTCGCCGTGCTCCTGATAGGACCCGCCGGAGCGGGCAAGACCACGGTGGCCAAGCTCTGGGCGGGCCGCCGCCGGGTTCCCACCGCGCACGTGTCCCTGGACGACGTCCGTGAATGGGTCTGCTCCGGCTTCGCGGACCCCCAGGCCGGATGGAACGACCACTCCGAGGCCCAGTACCGCCTGGCCCGGCGCACCTGCGGGTTCGCCGCCCGTAATTTCCTGGCCAACGGCATCTCCTGCATCCTCGACGACGCGGTCTTCCCCGACCGGCCCGTCGTCGGCCTCGGAGGCTGGAAGCGCCACGTCGGCCCCGGGCTGCTGCCCGTGGTCCTCCTGCCCGGCCTGGAGGTCGTCCTGGAGCGCAACGCGGCCCGCAGCGGGAACCGCAGGCTCTCCGACGAGGAAGTCGCCCGGATCCACGGCCGGATGGCCGGCTGGTACGGCTCCGGCCTGCCGATCATCGACAACTCCACCTATGACGTGGAGACGACCGCGCGGGTCCTCGACGACGTCCTGGCCCGCTCGATAGCCAGCCCGCCCGCCTGGTAG
- the aroQ gene encoding type II 3-dehydroquinate dehydratase codes for MTARRVFVLNGPNLGRLGSREPDVYGATSYAGLVDTCQALGKELGFDVDVRETNDEGELIRWLHEAADGSIPVVLNPGAFTHYSYGMRDAAAQRTAPLIEVHISNPYAREEFRHTSVVAPVATGTVAGFGIGSYRLALRALADELTD; via the coding sequence GTGACGGCCCGCAGGGTCTTCGTCCTCAACGGACCGAACCTGGGCCGTCTCGGCTCCCGTGAGCCCGATGTCTACGGGGCGACCTCCTACGCGGGCCTGGTCGACACCTGCCAGGCCCTCGGCAAGGAACTGGGTTTCGACGTCGACGTGCGCGAGACCAACGACGAGGGCGAGCTGATCCGCTGGCTCCACGAGGCGGCGGACGGTTCGATTCCGGTCGTTCTCAACCCCGGTGCCTTCACGCACTACTCGTACGGGATGCGGGACGCGGCAGCCCAGCGCACCGCTCCGCTGATCGAGGTGCACATCTCGAATCCGTACGCACGGGAGGAATTCCGCCACACCTCGGTGGTCGCCCCCGTGGCCACCGGCACCGTGGCAGGGTTCGGGATCGGTTCCTATCGGCTCGCCCTGCGGGCCCTGGCCGACGAACTGACGGACTGA
- the aroB gene encoding 3-dehydroquinate synthase, with translation MSGPLIVLVGPMGVGKSTVGELLADRLGTTYRDTDADVVATAGKAIPEIFFDDGEERFRALEQQAVRDALDGHTGVLALGGGAVLDAETRAMLAGRPVVYLSMDVDEAVRRVGLNTARPLLAVNPRRQWRELMDARRPLYEEVATVTVATDARTPDEVAQAITEALELPERTGEPVPSGQEKTRMTEQGTTRIQIAGTAGTDPYEVLVGRQLLGELPNLIGDGAQRVAVLHPEALAETGEAVRADLAAQGYEAIAIQLPNAEEAKTVEVAAYCWKALGQTGFTRTDVIVGIGGGATTDVAGFVAASWLRGVRWVAVPTTVLAMVDAAVGGKTGINTAEGKNLVGAFHPPAGVLCDLAALDSLPVHDYVSGIAEIIKAGFIADPVILDLVEADPQGARTPSGPHTAELIERSIRVKAEVVSSDLKESGLREILNYGHTLAHAIEKNERYKWRHGAAVSIGMVFAAELGRLAGRLDDATADRHRSVLESVGLPLTYRGDQWPKLLENMKVDKKSRGDLLRFIVLDGIGKPTVLEGPDPAVLLAAYGEVSA, from the coding sequence GTGAGCGGCCCGCTGATCGTCCTCGTCGGCCCCATGGGGGTGGGCAAGTCCACGGTGGGTGAACTGCTCGCCGACCGCCTGGGCACCACCTACCGCGACACCGACGCGGACGTCGTGGCCACCGCGGGCAAGGCCATCCCGGAGATCTTCTTCGACGACGGCGAGGAGCGCTTCCGCGCCCTGGAACAGCAGGCGGTGCGGGACGCGCTCGACGGGCACACCGGCGTCCTCGCCCTCGGCGGCGGCGCCGTGCTCGACGCGGAGACCCGCGCCATGCTCGCCGGCCGCCCGGTCGTCTACCTCTCCATGGACGTCGACGAGGCCGTCCGCAGGGTCGGGCTGAACACGGCCCGCCCCCTGCTCGCCGTCAACCCCAGACGGCAGTGGCGCGAGCTGATGGACGCCAGGCGCCCTCTCTACGAAGAGGTGGCAACCGTCACGGTCGCCACCGACGCACGCACTCCCGACGAGGTCGCCCAGGCGATCACCGAGGCACTGGAACTGCCGGAGCGGACCGGCGAGCCGGTACCGTCCGGCCAGGAGAAGACACGCATGACCGAGCAGGGCACCACGCGCATCCAGATCGCCGGCACGGCAGGCACCGATCCGTACGAGGTGCTCGTCGGCCGCCAGCTCCTCGGTGAGCTGCCGAACCTCATCGGTGACGGGGCCCAGCGGGTCGCCGTCCTGCACCCCGAGGCGCTGGCCGAGACCGGTGAGGCGGTTCGCGCGGACCTCGCCGCCCAGGGCTACGAGGCCATCGCGATCCAGCTGCCGAACGCCGAGGAGGCCAAGACCGTCGAGGTCGCCGCCTACTGCTGGAAGGCGCTCGGCCAGACCGGCTTCACCCGCACCGACGTCATCGTCGGCATCGGCGGGGGAGCCACCACGGACGTCGCCGGCTTCGTCGCCGCGTCCTGGCTGCGCGGGGTCCGCTGGGTCGCCGTCCCGACGACCGTGCTCGCCATGGTCGACGCGGCGGTCGGCGGCAAGACTGGCATCAACACCGCCGAGGGCAAGAACCTCGTCGGCGCCTTCCACCCGCCCGCCGGGGTGCTCTGCGACCTTGCCGCGCTGGACTCGCTGCCCGTCCACGACTACGTCTCCGGCATTGCCGAGATCATCAAGGCCGGCTTCATCGCCGACCCGGTCATCCTCGATCTCGTCGAGGCCGACCCCCAGGGCGCCCGTACGCCCTCAGGACCGCACACCGCGGAGCTGATCGAGCGGTCCATCCGGGTCAAGGCCGAGGTCGTCTCCAGCGACCTCAAGGAGTCCGGCCTGAGGGAGATCCTCAACTACGGCCACACCCTGGCCCACGCCATCGAGAAGAACGAGCGCTACAAGTGGCGCCACGGCGCGGCCGTCTCCATCGGCATGGTCTTCGCCGCCGAGCTGGGCCGGCTCGCCGGCCGCCTCGACGACGCCACCGCCGACCGGCACCGCTCGGTCCTGGAGTCCGTCGGGCTGCCGCTCACCTACCGCGGTGACCAGTGGCCCAAGCTCCTGGAGAACATGAAGGTCGACAAGAAGTCCCGCGGCGACCTGCTGCGCTTCATCGTCCTGGACGGCATCGGCAAGCCCACAGTGCTGGAGGGCCCTGACCCGGCCGTCCTGCTCGCCGCGTACGGGGAGGTCTCCGCGTGA